In Aspergillus luchuensis IFO 4308 DNA, chromosome 1, nearly complete sequence, the following are encoded in one genomic region:
- the gta1 gene encoding glutaminase GtaA (COG:S;~EggNog:ENOG410PHIS;~InterPro:IPR033433,IPR032514,IPR014870;~PFAM:PF17168,PF16335,PF08760;~SECRETED:SignalP(1-19)), with product MYQFFISLLVTVLATSARATSSFSPARPPAIPLAVKSPYLSTWLSAGSDGGNGGYLAGEWPIFWSGQVTGWAGMIRVDGSAYTWMGIPGPETVTQTSYEYTSTKSIFTMNVADKVEMNITFLSPITPNDYKRQSLVFSYVDVQVESLDGEAHDVQLYADISAEWVSGDRTTTATWDYGTTDNGVAYHKVSRQTQLAFSEISDQGEWGDWYWATDNSENLTYQSGGAVDVRAAFAANGTLGDSQDSDYRAISTDWPIFAFAHDLGSVDSAASVLYSIGLAQTDAIQYEGSSSGSTILPSLWTSYFSTGPEALDFFHNDYATSSSLSSDLDTQVAQDSIAAAGQDYLTITSLTVRQAFGATQLCGTTENTYLFMKEISSDGNVNTVDVIFPAHPIFLYTNPELLNLLLKPLFEIQESGNYPNAYAMHDVGSHYPNATGHPKGDDEAMPLEECGNMVIMALAYAQKASDTAYLSQHYTLLNQWTAYLVEDAIYPANQISTDDFAGSLANQTNLALKGIIGIEAMAVISNETDHSDNGANYTAIAHNYIDRWQILGVAHDANPPHATLAYGSNNTHGLLYNLYADKELGLNLVPQSIYDMQSTFYPTVQLEYGVPLDTRHNYTKADWEMFTAAIASTSTRDMFTQLLSKWINDTPTNYAMTDLYDAVGGGYPSNVFIDRPVVGGAFALLLLNQGN from the exons ATGTATCAGTTCTTCATAAGTTTATTGGTTACGGTGTTGGCCACTTCGGCCAGGGCTACCTCTAGTTTCTCGCCTGCCCGGCCGCCTGCGATACCGCTGGCTGTCAAGTCGCCGTACTTGAGCACTTGGCTGTCCGCAGGGAGTGATGGAGGTAATGGTGGGTATCTTGCGGGTGAATGGCCGATTTTCTGGTC TGGCCAGGTCACTGGCTGGGCTGGTATGATTCGTGTTGATGGCAGTGCGTACACCTGGATGGGAATCCCCGGACCGGAAACTGTGACACAAACCTCCTATGAGTACACCTCTACGAAGAGTATTTTCACCATGAATGTGGCCGACAAAGTGGAGATGAACATTACATTCCTTTCGCCGATTACACCAAACGATTACAAACGGCAGTCGCTGGTTTTCTCCTATGTCGATGTGCAGGTTGAGTCTCTCGATGGCGAGGCCCACGATGTGCAGCTGTACGCAGATATTTCGGCGG AATGGGTGTCGGGAGACCGAACCACGACCGCAACATGGGATTATGGTACCACCGATAATGGTGTCGCCTATCACAAAGTCAGCCGCCAAACCCAGCTCGCTTTCTCCGAGATCAGCGACCAGGGAGAATGGGGAGACTGGTACTGGGCCACAGACAACAGCGAAAACCTGACCTACCAGTCCGGTGGAGCTGTTGATGTCCGCGCGGCATTTGCTGCGAATGGAACGCTAGGCGACTCGCAGGACTCTGACTACCGTGCCATTTCCACCGACTGGCCTATTTTTGCATTTGCTCATGACCTTGGATCTGTGGACTCCGCAGCTTCAGTTCTATACTCTATCGGTCTTGCCCAGACCGACGCAATTCAGTACGAAGGAAGTAGCAGTGGTTCCACTATTCTACCTTCGCTGTGGACCAGTTATTTCAGCACGGGCCCGGAAGCT CTGGACTTCTTCCATAATGACTATGCGACATCTTCTTCGCTCTCGTCCGATCTTGATACTCAAGTAGCCCAGGATTCCATTGCCGCAGCTGGGCAAGACTACCTGACGATCACCTCTCTCACGGTCCGTCAAGCTTTTGGCGCAACCCAACTGTGCGGAACCACGGAAAACACCTACCTGTTCATGAAGGAAATCTCGTCGGATGGAAACGTAAACACAGTCGATGTCATTTTCCCGGCACACCCCATCTTCTTATACACGAACCCTGAGCTTCTCAATCTTCTGTTGAAACCGCTTTTCGAGATTCAGGAGTCTGGCAACTACCCCAACGCATACGCCATGCACGATGTAGGGAGTCACTATCCCAACGCTACTGGTCATCCTaagggcgatgatgaggcaATGCCACTGGAAGAATGTGGCAACATGGTCATAATGGCCTTGGCATATGCGCAGAAGGCGAGCGACACGGCTTACCTGTCTCAGCATTATACCTTGCTCAACCAGTGGACGGCGTACCTTGTGGAGGATGCAATCTACCCTGCCAACCAAATCTCGACGGATGACTTTGCAGGCAGCTTAGC AAACCAGACCAACTTGGCATTGAAGGGCATCATCGGTATCGAAGCCATGGCTGTCATCAGCAACGAGACTGATCACTCTGATAATGGAGCCAACTACACTGCCATTGCCCATAACTACATCGACCGATGGCAGATTCTGGGTGTCGCGCACGATGCCAACCCTCCTCATGCGACGCTTGCTTATggctccaacaacacccacg GTCTCCTGTACAACCTTTATGCCGATAAGGAGCTGGGCCTGAACTTGGTTCCACAATCTATCTACGACATGCAGAGCACCTTCTACCCCACTGTCCAACtagagtacggagtaccgcTCGACACTAGACACAATTACACAAAGG CCGACTGGGAAATGTTCACCGCGGCCATCGCATCAACCAGCACTCGAGACATGTTCACCCAACTTCTCTCGAAATGGATCAACGACACGCCCACAAACTACGCAATGACTGATCTCTACGATGCAGTTGGCGGAGG CTACCCATCCAACGTCTTCATCGACCGCCCCGTCGTGGGCGGTGCCTTTGCCttgctcctcctcaaccaagGCAACTAA
- a CDS encoding uncharacterized protein (COG:S;~EggNog:ENOG410Q2VP;~InterPro:IPR039535,IPR011047;~PFAM:PF05935,PF14269;~SECRETED:SignalP(1-16);~TransMembrane:1 (n3-11c16/17o566-587i)) encodes MIWCLFALLFSQFTFAQRHDEDLMSFVTLPEVRALKWEITHHDRDRAAPGYWFVAPYGMIDPESPTRKYLQYQVGPYIYDQDGVLIWAGSPMFDNRNTFDFKAVHNIDDKPHLSLIAQRTFDETVPGSGLILSQHYEVESEVFKLNDTWEFNVHEFKVMDGGKTALACVYQSKMLDMADVGRPGEQKLFLTGGFAELDLATGAPLFEWDSSDHLGLHETDRFHTWEEPMGQWGFDSVHMNAVDKNEAGDYIISMRFTDTIYMISGVDGRVMWRLGGRETNFVQDFVFSKQHDVKFVSSNGTHHIISFLNNASDEITTDEIISSALFVELDTTANPMTARLIARYNRPDGQLSRLRGNTQLLPNGNVFVGWSQSGYQSEFSPEGKVLMTARFASDRFSTYRAYKYEFTGRPRAPPDLVASVSGTTEDDVTTIVHVSWNGATDVAAWNFYAQAYDGGAPVLIGNVSKTDFETMFIAHGFLDWVSAAAVDHQGNVMGTSAVHRTKAPDNWEAAGFVGSSKAPSPINPSSLYKEAQAGEDHSSALSNGDTKDLLAALSQAYQVVRGLGNLLIFILVVSSFAGVLLGAFWVLRRRRIQRSQPYRHVPSEESFPMEETPLRNNASSD; translated from the exons ATGATTTGGTGTCTGTTCGCCTTGCTCTTTTCGCAATTCACTTTTGCGCAGCGCCACGATGAGGATCTCATGTCCTTTGTGACA CTCCCCGAAGTTCGGGCCCTGAAATGGGAAATCACTCACCATGACCGGGACCGCGCCGCACCGGGTTACTGGTTTGTTGCTCCCTACGGCATGATCGATCCGGAATCTCCGACTCGCAAGTATCTGCAGTATCAGGTCGGACCCTATATCTATGACCAAGATGGC GTTCTCATCTGGGCCGGATCCCCCATGTTCGATAACCGAAACACCTTCGACTTCAAAGCGGTGCACAATATCGACGATAAACCTCACTTGTCCCTGATTGCGCAACGGACCTTCGATGAAACTGTCCCCGGAAGCGGTCTTATTTTGAGTCAGCATTATGAGGTGGAGTCGGAGGTCTTCAAGCTCAACGATACTTGGGAATTCAATGTCCACGAGTTTAAAGTCATGGATGGAGGCAAAACAGCCCTGGCCTGTGTCTACCAGTCGAAAATGCTGGACATGGCTGATGTGGGCCGTCCGGGGGAACAGAAGCTTTTCCTGACGGGTGGATTTGCAGAGTTGGATCTGGCTACTGGTGCACCGCTGTTTGAATGGGACTCTTCCGATCACCTGGGCTTGCATGAGACCGACCGCTTTCACACCTGGGAGGAGCCTATGGGTCAATGGGGATTCGACTCTGTGCATATGAATGCAGTCGATAAAAATGAGGCTGGCGACTACATCATCTCCATGCGCTTCACCGATACCATCTATATGATTTCCGGCGTAGATGGGCGCGTGATGTGGCGACTGGGTGGGCGCGAAACCAATTTCGTCCAGGACTTTGTCTTCTCCAAGCAGCATGATGTCAAATTCGTCTCGTCGAACGGGACGCACCATATTATTTCGTTCCTGAACAACGCCTCCGACGAGATCACCACCGACGAGATCATATCGTCGGCCCTATTTGTCGAGCTGGACACGACTGCCAACCCGATGACCGCCCGATTGATCGCACGCTACAACCGTCCCGATGGCCAGCTCTCCCGACTCCGCGGCAATacccaactcctccccaacggCAACGTCTTCGTTGGCTGGAGCCAGTCAGGCTACCAGAGCGAATTCTCTCCAGAGGGAAAAGTCTTGATGACCGCCCGGTTCGCATCGGACCGCTTCTCGACCTACCGCGCATACAAGTACGAGTTCACCGGCCGGCCTCGCGCGCCGCCCGATCTAGTAGCATCCGTATCCGGCACGACCGAAGACGACGTGACCACGATCGTCCATGTCAGCTGGAACGGTGCCACCGATGTAGCTGCCTGGAACTTCTACGCTCAGGCATATGACGGCGGAGCCCCTGTGCTGATTGGCAACGTCTCCAAGACCGACTTCGAGACCATGTTCATCGCCCACGGCTTCCTCGACTGGGTGTCTGCTGCGGCTGTCGACCACCAGGGCAACGTGATGGGTACCTCGGCCGTGCATCGCACTAAGGCTCCCGATAACTGGGAGGCCGCTGGCTTCGTAGGTTCATCGAAGGCTCCTTCCCCGATCAACCCGTCGAGTCTTTACAAGGAAGCCCAGGCGGGCGAGGACCACTCCTCTGCCTTGTCAAATGGTGACACCAAGGACCTCCTTGCGGCGCTGTCTCAAGCGTATCAGGTTGTGCGTGGCCTCGGGAATCTGCTTATCTTCATCCTGGTTGTCTCGTCCTTCGCGGGAGTTCTTCTGGGCGCATTCTGGGTCcttcggaggagaagaatccAGCGCTCGCAGCCGTATCGGCATGTGCCTTCGGAGGAGAGTTTTCCTATGGAGGAGACGCCGTTGCGGAATAATGCTTCTTCTGATTAG
- the anxc4 gene encoding annexin ANXC4 (COG:S;~EggNog:ENOG410PG1M;~InterPro:IPR037104,IPR018502;~PFAM:PF00191;~go_function: GO:0005509 - calcium ion binding [Evidence IEA];~go_function: GO:0005544 - calcium-dependent phospholipid binding [Evidence IEA]): MSLQVDDPWSRGRSKSPSGRIRERSKSRDYRDPSAGDPRSYYTSDLNDGKLRARSRSRGVSPGGAHRTRSRYGAAGPDFQSDGREAYLRPELGRDHYYQSDSGESKGTRRDAGPRNSRHRLSVHYESESSLDSLSSEDDDALAYGDLPGSRDNKTYGISGLKRYMPKLGSARRKDPAMMSGALNSDAAHASRPSHSHTPSREEIRGGFASPEPSPYGGYPASSTAQANWAPVPECERPGFVPPTSQAQAPSMPGAFPYPATTEPSVPATTAAAPTSSVRYVTPQGLQETYSSFNGRPLSMPGGNAYTHAASAHQRTASTDATVKTPYAAPPQYQYAHIDPNVKYASKSAADSTVKPVAYSTTPQFSTKTGATAAKQPQVADVRYSANPQFSKVPATSSGNRMEYVEIAPRTTTRPHSRSVSSVNNLTVEGPDPTGRPASPMLEPYKGTYQSISPMPSPIVIAPRLDGDISDMEPLEYDSDEELRVHRRKKSKDDRERAKLTVERPKRESSRKRESSRVRYEHRASGELENVVVRTPSRSQKRVSFYDAGPDAAALHDALERPRHPDRKALIRILPRLSADEIMELRDEFKRHNKLHGKGINIAKLIKLRVGVDAFGKACHATALGRWESEGFWANCFYQLGNSRRELLIECLFGRTNREIREIKKGFSDSRYKDSLERCMKAELKGDKFRTAVLLVLEESRQSERDPIDMRLVDEDVHNLYAALMTQHGGETPMIYIIVRRSDSHLREVLRAYEKRYGHNFAKAMISKSRNLVGETLAHILNGAINRPMRDAQLLHQALRESRPGKDRSDLLISRLVRLHWEPRHLERVKDDFKQRYGQRLESAIKEEVLTSSGESDWAEFCIELARSSKVLATRDY, translated from the exons ATGTCGCTCCAGGTGGACGACCCATGGTCGCGAGGCCGTTCCAAGTCCCCAAGCGGCCGTATCCGCGAGCGTTCCAAGTCTCGCGATTATCGCGATCCGTCCGCCGGTGACCCCCGCAGTTATTACACCTCTGACCTCAATGATGGAAAGCTCCGTGCTCGATCACGCAGCAGAGGTGTAAGCCCTGGTGGCGCTCATCGGACTCGCTCGCGGTATGGCGCTGCTGGTCCCGACTTCCAGTCTGATGGACGGGAAGCCTATCTGCGACCCGAACTCGGCCGCGATCATTATTATCAATCCGATTCGGGAGAAAGCAAAGGGACAAGGCGTGACGCCGGGCCGCGCAATTCACGCCATCGTCTATCTGTTCACTACGAAAGTGAGTCTTCGCTCGACTCGCTGAGttcggaggatgatgatgcgctTGCATACGGTGATCTTCCCGGGAGCCGCGACAACAAAACATACGGAATCTCAGGTCTCAAGCGTTATATGCCTAAGCTTGGTTCTGCACGTCGCAAGGATCCTGCTATGATGTCCGGGGCTCTTAATAGCGATGCAGCCCACGCCAGCAGGCCGTCGCACTCTCACACACCTTCGAGAGAAGAAATCAGAGGTGGTTTCGCCAGTCCCGAGCCTTCCCCCTACGGCGGCTATCCTGCATCATCCACAGCTCAGGCCAACTGGGCACCGGTCCCAGAGTGTGAGCGACCGGGCTTCGTGCCGCCAACTTCTCAGGCGCAAGCTCCATCCATGCCCGGGGCATTTCCGTATCCTGCAACCACTGAGCCCTCTGTACCTGCTACAACCGCAGCCGCCCCTACTTCCTCCGTACGCTACGTGACTCCACAGGGCTTGCAGGAGACTTATTCATCGTTTAATGGCCGTCCACTGTCGATGCCTGGGGGCAACGCCTACACTCATGCGGCTTCGGCACATCAGCGCACTGCTTCGACCGATGCGACTGTCAAGACACCCTACGCTGCCCCACCTCAGTACCAATACGCGCACATAGATCCAAATGTTAAATATGCTTCTAAGAGCGCAGCAGATAGCACAGTCAAGCCGGTCGCATACTCGACAACACCTCAATTCTCCACCAAAACCGGAGCTACTGCAGCCAAACAGCCACAGGTTGCCGATGTCAGATATTCTGCTAACCCTCAATTCTCTAAGGTGCCTGCCACCAGCTCAGGCAATAGGATGGAGTATGTTGAAATAGCGCCTCGGACCACCACGCGTCCTCACAGTCGCTCCGTATCTTCTGTCAATAACCTTACGGTTGAGGGCCCCGACCCTACCGGCAGACCTGCCAGCCCAATGCTGGAGCCATACAAAGGCACGTATCAGAGCATATCACCCATGCCATCACCGATCGTCATTGCCCCCAGGCTGGACGGTGATATTTCCGATATGGAGCCTCTTGAGTATGATTCGGATGAAGAACTCAGGGTACATAGACGGAAGAAATCCAAGGATGATCGGGAGCGTGCGAAATTGACAGTCGAACGCCCAAAGCGGGAGAGCAGCcgaaagagggagagcagCCGCGTGCGGTACGAACACCGTGCTTCTGGGGAACTTGAGAATGTCGTGGTGAGAACCCCCAGTCGCAGCCAGAAACGCGTGTCATTCTATGATGCGGGTCCGGATGCCGCAGCGCTTCACGATGCCCTGGAACGGCCACGGCATCCCGATAGAAAGGCCCTGATCCGCATACTGCCGCGTTTGAGTGCAGACGAAATCATGGAACTTCGCGACGAGTTCAAAAGACATAACAAACTGCATGGAAAGGGAATCAACATCGCCAAGCTCATCAAACTGAGGGTTGGAGTCGATGCGTTTGGCAAGGCGTGCCACGCCACCGCTCTTGGTCGCTGGGAATCCGAAGGCTTCTGGGCGAATTGCTTTTACCAGCTGGGCAACTCTAGGCGTGAACTGCTCATCGAATGTCTGTTTGGTCGCACTAACCGAGAGATCCgcgagatcaagaagggcTTCTCAGATTCACGATATAAAGACAGTCTGGAGAGGTGTATGAAGGCCGAGTTGAAAGGAGACAAATTCCGCACGGCGGTGCTCCTTGTCCTGGAAGAGAGCCGACAGAGCGAGCGTGACCCAATTGATATGCgtctggtggatgaagacgTGCACAACTTGTATGCCGCACTTATGACACAACATGGGGGAGAAACGCCCATGATCTACATCATTGTGCGGCGGAGTGATTCGCATTTGCGAGAGGTACTCCGTGCGTATGAAAAGAGATACGGCCACAATTTTGCCAAAGCCATGATTAGCAAGTCCCGAAACCTGGTG GGAGAGACTCTTGCGCATATTCTCAATGGAGCCATCAACCGGCCGATGCGCGATgctcagctcctccaccaagcCCTTCGCGAGTCCCGCCCGGGGAAGGACCGGTCAGACCTACTGATCTCGCGCCTGGTCCGGCTGCACTGGGAACCGCGGCACCTGGAGCGCGTGAAGGATGACTTCAAGCAGCGATACGGGCAGCGCCTGGAATCGGCCATCAAGGAAGAGGTGTTGACCAGCAGCGGTGAGAGCGACTGGGCGGAGTTTTGTATCGAGTTGGCGCGCAGTTCGAAAGTCTTGGCTACTCGGGATTACTAG
- a CDS encoding uncharacterized protein (COG:S;~EggNog:ENOG410PIDW;~InterPro:IPR009291;~SECRETED:SignalP(1-20)) codes for MWTFLVQFFSTVLQLRLSMTKPNETMVAYNLTSTALPCYVMDYAPLVWLYSKETYMPSDIGQQLVHTIPMVNYTAIKGAPSPLTLNNLAELNKLGNTSVYLTSIEGIDATPEPAWFRGVRPDTNGKTNRAVSSTIITRDHGNGTVDAFYFYFYAYNMGNTVLGMQFGDHVGDWEHNMIRFDNGVPQAIWYSQHAGGEAFTYDATEKQGKRPIAYSANGSHAVYAVPGTHDHAIPHLNLPFGFVMDYTDRGTLWDPIANAYAYSFDAASQTFQPYDRRYPANWLEFNGQWGDDALPGGPELFGQAKYSAGPNGPKFKHLVRSTVCPDSPCVVLPFRIWDDEDGEMM; via the exons ATGTGGACTTTTCTAGTGCAGTTCTTCTCCACTGTGCTGCAGTTACGCCTGTCAATGACCAAGCCCAACGAGACAATGGTGGCCTACAATCTGACATCAACCGCTTTGCCATGCTATGTAATGGACTATG CACCACTCGTCTGGCTATATAGCAAGGAAACATACATGCCTTCGGATATCGGACAGCAGCTTGTACACACGATACCAATGGTGAATTATACTGCAATCAAAGGAGCACCATCACCGTTAACACTCAATAACCTCGCGGAACTCAACAAGTTGGGAAACACCAGCGTCTACCTAACCTCAATAGAGGGCATCGATGCTACTCCAGAGCCAGCATGGTTTCGTGGAGTGAGGCCAGATACGAATGGAAAGACGAATAGAGCTGTCTCATCGACAATAATCACTCGTGACCATGGAAATGGGACAGTAGATGCGttctacttctacttctaTGC GTACAATATGGGAAATACAGTATTGGGAATGCAGTTTGGAGATCACGTCGGTGACTG GGAGCACAACATGATTCGCTTTGATAACGGAGTTCCACAAGCAATCTGGTACAGCCAACATGCTGGAGGTGAAGCCTTCACCTACGACGCAACAGAGAAGCAAGGCAAAAGACCGATCGCATACTCCGCTAATGGCTCTCATGCCGTATATGCAGTACCTGG CACCCATGACCACGCCATCCCCCACCTCAACCTCCCCTTCGGCTTCGTTATGGACTACACAGACAGAGGAACCCTATGGGATCCCATCGCAAACGCATACGCATATAGCTTCGACGCAGCCAGCCAGACATTCCAGCCCTACGACCGCAGATATCCAGCCAACTGGCTAGAGTTCAATGGGCAGTGGGGAGACGACGCATTGCCGGGGGGACCGGAGCTCTTTGGACAAGCGAAATATAGTGCGGGCCCGAATGGGCCTAAATTCAAACACCTTGTCAGGTCGACTGTTTGTCCGGATAGTCCTTGCGTCGTGCTGCCTTTTCGTAtttgggatgatgaggatggtgagatGATGTAG
- the aspE gene encoding septin (COG:S;~EggNog:ENOG410PIU7;~InterPro:IPR030379,IPR027417;~go_function: GO:0005525 - GTP binding [Evidence IEA]) encodes MATASPAPRTPGRTQPSAEVPPVVTDTKDQRRTSSLGFLRRSKSIEILGERRSSGSKNGKKMPKAQTAEEEARRQRESMMYQQPPRLPDLSPAPVLETFGGDERRDTVAALASQPDSSQQQAVPRSTISTPVAPEPSDTYARAESMTHRGRYSYASSAVSTVNNPRRLRRRKDPTPYNVLVVGASNSGKTSFLNFLKKSLELPPHKHPSRLPEEIAYQARQSPANEGYVSHYLETEIDGERVGLTLWDSQGLEKNIVDIQLRGVTGFLESKFEETLSEEMKVVRSPGARDTHIHCTFLILDPVRLDQNIAAAERAAQGTPRATDTPVIGVLDERLDVQVLRTIVGKTTVVPIISKADTITTAHMAYLRKAVWDSLKKANIDPLEILSLDDQEEYTSSESDDEDEEAQGQDTEQDAEASAANEEGAEARSPRSPSQRSQDTRKSSGSQAVVQHIPFTILSPDPHSLRAGDEPVGRKFAWGFADPYNAEHCDFLKLKEAVFNEWRSDLREASRVVWYERWRTSRLNRNVAVASAAPQKKLYAGRTGPDVRRFR; translated from the exons ATGGCAACCGCTTCACCAGCACCCCGGACCCCGGGTCGGACTCAGCCTTCCGCAGAAGTCCCTCCTGTCGTCACGGACACCAAAGACCAACGCCGGACATCTTCTTTGGGTTTTCTTCGTCGCTCCAAGTCCATTGAAATTTTAGGCGAAAGACGCTCGTCCGGAAGCAAGAACGGAAAGAAGATGCCGAAGGCTCAGacggcggaagaagaagctcgccGCCAGCGCGAGTCAATGATGTATCAACAACCCCCGCGTCTACCTGATCTCTCGCCGGCCCCAGTTCTTGAGACCTTTGGCGGCGATGAGCGCCGGGACACTGTTGCTGCACTTGCAAGCCAGCCCGACTCATCTCAGCAGCAAGCTGTGCCCCGCAGTACGATAAGCACGCCAGTTGCCCCGGAGCCGAGCGACACCTATGCACGAGCAGAGAGCATGACACACCGTGGACGCTATAGCTACGCAAGCAGTGCCGTTAGTACCGTCAACAATCCGCGTCGGCTGCGGCGGCGCAAGGATCCCACCCCGTACAA TGTCCTTGTTGTCGGCGCAAGTAACTCGGGCAAGACCTCGTTTCTCAATTTCCTCAAGAAGTCCTTGGAATTGCCGCCGCATAAGCACCCCTCCCGTTTGCCAGAGGAAATCGCATACCAGGCTCGCCAATCCCCCGCCAATGAGGGCTACGTTTCCCACTATCTGGAGACAGAGATCGACGGCGAACGAGTCGGTCTGACTCTCTGGGACTCTCAAGGcctggagaagaacatcgtTGACATCCAGCTACGAGGGGTGACTGGGTTCCTGGAAAGTAAGTTCGAGGAAACGCTAAGTGAGGAAATGAAGGTTGTTCGGTCACCTGGAGCTCGCGACACCCATATCCATTGCACCTTTTTGATCCTGGATCCAGTCCGCTTGGATCAGAATATTGCGGCTGCAGAGCGGGCTGCGCAGGGAACCCCAAGGGCAACCGATACACCTGTCATTGGCGTTCTTGACGAGCGTCTTGATGTTCAGGTCCTGCGAACCATAGTGGGCAAGACCACCGTTGTTCCAATTATCAGCAAGGCCGATACGATCACCACAGCCCACATGGCGTACCTTAGAAAGGCTGTCTGGGATAGCTTGAAGAAAGCCAATATCGACCCGCTGGAGATCCTTTCTTTGGACGACCAGGAAGAGTACACATCTTCTGagagcgatgatgaggacgaggaggcgCAAGGTCAAGATACCGAACAGGATGCGGAGGCCAGCGCTGCGAACGAGGAAGGTGCAGAGGCCCGATCTCCACGTTCGCCCTCCCAGCGCAGCCAGGACACGCGCAAGTCTTCTGGTTCCCAAGCCGTCGTTCAGCATATTCCTTTCACCATCTTGTCTCCTGATCCACATTCGCTTAGGGCTGGCGACGAGCCTGTTGGGCGCAAGTTTGCCTGGGGGTTCGCTGACCCGTACAACGCCGAGCACTGTGATTTCCTCAAGCTGAAAGAGGCCGTATTTAACGAATGGCGCTCTGACCTCCGCGAAGCGAGCCGTGTGGTCTGGTATGAGAGGTGGAGAACCAGCCGCTTGAACCGTAATGTTGCTGTGGCCAGCGCTGCACCCCAGAAGAAGCTGTATGCGGGGAGAACTGGTCCGGATGTGCGCCGGTTCCGCTAA